A window from Zingiber officinale cultivar Zhangliang chromosome 7A, Zo_v1.1, whole genome shotgun sequence encodes these proteins:
- the LOC122001913 gene encoding ubiquitin-conjugating enzyme E2-17 kDa-like translates to MASKRILKELKDLQKDPPTSCSAGPVAEDMFHWQATIMGPPDSPYAGGVFLVTIHFPPDYPFKPPKVAFRTKVFHPNINSNGSICLDILKEQWSPALTISKVLLSICSLLTDPNPDDPLVPEIAHMYKTDRTKYETTARSWTQKYAMG, encoded by the exons ATGGCCTCCAAACGGATATTGAAGGAGCTCAAGGATCTCCAGAAGGATCCTCCCACTTCCTGCAGCGCAG GTCCTGTAGCAGAAGACATGTTTCACTGGCAAGCAACAATAATGGGTCCTCCAGACAGTCCCTATGCTGGAGGTGTTTTCCTTGTGACTATCCACTTTCCTCCTGACTATCCATTTAAACCTCCTAAG GTTGCATTCAGGACAAAGGTCTTCCATCCAAACATTAACAGCAACGGCAGCATTTGCCTTGACATTTTGAAGGAGCAGTGGAGTCCGGCTTTGACCATTTCCAAG GTACTGCTGTCTATCTGTTCTTTGCTGACAGATCCAAACCCAGATGATCCTTTGGTCCCAGAGATCGCACACATGTATAAGACTGACCGGACCAAGTATGAAACTACTGCGAGAAGCTGGACCCAAAAGTATGCTATGGGCTAG